The Polaribacter sp. KT25b genome contains the following window.
ATGAAAAAAAAATACTTACTACTACTCTTCCTTTTTGCATTTATAAAACCTTATAATTCTCAAGTAAATCTTTCTGTATATTCAGAAGTTAGTATTGTTACTGCAGGTCCTGGATCAGAATTATATGAAGCTTTTGGCCATTCTGCTATCAGAATAAAAGATCCTGTATTACAATTAGATGTAATTTATAATTATGGAATGTTTGATTTTGATGCTCCAAATTTTTATTCAAATTTCACGAAAGGAAACATGATTTATATGCTTGCTAGCTACGATTTTAAATACTTTTTGGCAAGTTATAAAAGAGATAAACGTTGGGTAAAACAACAAGTGTTAAATTTAACATCACAAGAAAGACAAAAGTTTTTTATGTATTTAGAAAACAATGCTTTGCCAGAAAATAGAAATTATAATTATGACCCCTATTTTAATAATTGTGCCACAAAATTAAAAGATATTACAATTTCAATTTTAGGAGATAAAGTGGTTTTAATTGATGAAAATATAGAAAAAAATCTATCATTTAGACAATTAATGAACAAAGAAATTCCTTGGAATTCTTGGGGAAATTTTGGCATCAATTTAGCTTTAGGAAGCAAATTAGATCAAAAAGCTACTTCTGAACAATATATGTATTTGCCTAAATATGTGTATACTATTTTTAAAGACAGTAAATTATTTGTTAGAAATCAGCCAGAAAACCTAATAAAAAGAGAAGATATTCTATTAGATTTTGAAGAACAAAAACCTAAAATTTCATTTTTTAATCCTTTTTTAATTTTTAGTATCTTTTCTTTAATTGGATTATTTATTACTTTTTCTGATTTTAAAAAGAAGAAAATATCAAAATGGTTAGATTTCACCATCCTTTCTACAACCGGAATTTTAGGTGTTTTAATCATTTTTCTTTGGTTTTTCACAGATCATTCTACAGCTCCCAATAATTTCAATTTTTTATGGGCTTTTGCTCCAAACTTGATAATTGCTTTTATAATGCTCAAAGAAAATCAGCAAAAAAGGATCAAATACTACTTTATATTTTTGACTTTTTTACTATTTACAATTCCTATTCTTTGGATTCTTGAAGTACAATTATTCCCTGTTGCTGTAATTCCTTTATTGGTTTTATTGTTTTTTAGATATTTATTTTTATCAAAAACCTTAAAATAAGTAACAAACTTTATTGTATTGATAATTTGTAAAGTTTATTTTTGATAAATATTTTACATTTGGTAATTAAATTCATCAATTATGAACAAACAACTTATAGAATGCGTTCCTAATATTAGCGAAGGTAAAGACATCAATAAAATAAATGCAATTGCAAACGTTGTAAAAACGGTTGAAGGTGTAAAATTATTAGATATAGATCCTGGTAAAGCAACAAATAGAACTGTAATTACTTTTGTTGGCGAGCCAAAAAATGTAATTGAAGCTGCTTTTAGATTGATAAAAAAAGCATCAGAACTTATTGATATGAGCAAACAAAAAGGTGAGCATCCTCGTTTTGGAGCTACAGATGTTTGTCCTTTAGTGCCAATTGCAAATATTTCTATGGAAGAAACTGCAAAACATGCGCATCAATTAGGTAAAAGAGTTGGTGAAGAATTAGGCATTTCTGGTTATTATTATGAAAATGCAGCAACTACATCAGAAAGAAAAAACCTTGCTACCGTTCGTTCTGGAGAATATGAAGGTTTAAAAGAAAAACTTTCTAAGCCAAATTGGAAACCAGATTTTGGTCCATCAGCATATAATCAACAAATAATTTCATCCGGAGTTACAGCAATTTCTGCACGTGACTTTTTAATTGCATATAATATAAACTTAAACTCAACTTCTACAAGAAGAGCAAATGCCATTGCTTTTGATATTCGTGAAAACGGAAGAGTAAAATTAGTTAACGGAAAAAAAGTATTGGATAAAAACGGAAATCCAGAAAGAATTCCAGGAAAATTAAAAGCCGTAAAAGGTATTGGTTGGTTTATAGAAGAATACGGAATTGCTCAAATTTCGTACAATTTAACCAACATTACGATCACTTCGATGCACGAAGCTTTTTATGAAACAGATTTGGCTGCAACTAAACGGGGTTTACGAGTAACTGGCTCTGAATTAGTTGGTTTAGTTCCTTTACAAGCAATGTTAGATACTGCTGATTTTTACCTAAAAAAACAAGAGCGATCTTTAGGAATATCAGAAAGTGAGAAGATTAAAATCGCTATAAAATCTCTAGGTTTAGACGATTTAAAACCATTTCATCCGCAAGAAAGAATCATAGAATATGTAATGAATTCTAATGCTGATAAAAAATTAATTGATTTAACAATTACAAATTTTGCAGAAGAAACTGCATCAGAATCTATGGCTCCTGGAGGTGGAAGTATTGCTGCTTATGTGGGTACTTTGGGCGTTTCTTTAGGCACAATGGTTGCGAATCTTTCTGCAAATAAACAAGGTTGGGACAAAAAATGGGAATATTTTTCTGATTGGGCAGTAAAAGGTCAAAAATATAAAAATGAATTGTTGTTTTTAGTGGATGAAGATACCAATGCTTTTAACAAAATTATTGACGGTTTTAGAATGCCAAAAACCAATCCTGAAGAAATTGAAGCAAGAAAACAAGCCATTGAAGATGCTACAAAATATGCAACCGAAATTCCGTTTAAAGTGATGCAAACTGCATACAATTCCATTGAAGTGATGTTAGAAATGATGAAAACCGGAATTCAAAATTCTCTTTCTGATGCTGGTGTTGGTATTTTATGTGCAAAAACAGCTGTTACAGGAGCTTATTTTAATGTACGAATTAATGCAAAAGACATAAAAGACAGAAAATTTGCGGAAGAAATTATTGCAAAAGCAGAAGACATCTATCAAAAAACTATTGTTCTAGAAAACGAAATGATGAAAATTATCAATGCTAAAATTTAAAATATTTTGGGCATTCTTTTCTACACTAAAACAAAAAAGTTTTAGTGTAGAAAAGTCGGGCTTTCTGTTACAATCTTTTTGTTCATTCT
Protein-coding sequences here:
- a CDS encoding DUF4105 domain-containing protein; this encodes MKKKYLLLLFLFAFIKPYNSQVNLSVYSEVSIVTAGPGSELYEAFGHSAIRIKDPVLQLDVIYNYGMFDFDAPNFYSNFTKGNMIYMLASYDFKYFLASYKRDKRWVKQQVLNLTSQERQKFFMYLENNALPENRNYNYDPYFNNCATKLKDITISILGDKVVLIDENIEKNLSFRQLMNKEIPWNSWGNFGINLALGSKLDQKATSEQYMYLPKYVYTIFKDSKLFVRNQPENLIKREDILLDFEEQKPKISFFNPFLIFSIFSLIGLFITFSDFKKKKISKWLDFTILSTTGILGVLIIFLWFFTDHSTAPNNFNFLWAFAPNLIIAFIMLKENQQKRIKYYFIFLTFLLFTIPILWILEVQLFPVAVIPLLVLLFFRYLFLSKTLK
- the ftcD gene encoding glutamate formimidoyltransferase is translated as MNKQLIECVPNISEGKDINKINAIANVVKTVEGVKLLDIDPGKATNRTVITFVGEPKNVIEAAFRLIKKASELIDMSKQKGEHPRFGATDVCPLVPIANISMEETAKHAHQLGKRVGEELGISGYYYENAATTSERKNLATVRSGEYEGLKEKLSKPNWKPDFGPSAYNQQIISSGVTAISARDFLIAYNINLNSTSTRRANAIAFDIRENGRVKLVNGKKVLDKNGNPERIPGKLKAVKGIGWFIEEYGIAQISYNLTNITITSMHEAFYETDLAATKRGLRVTGSELVGLVPLQAMLDTADFYLKKQERSLGISESEKIKIAIKSLGLDDLKPFHPQERIIEYVMNSNADKKLIDLTITNFAEETASESMAPGGGSIAAYVGTLGVSLGTMVANLSANKQGWDKKWEYFSDWAVKGQKYKNELLFLVDEDTNAFNKIIDGFRMPKTNPEEIEARKQAIEDATKYATEIPFKVMQTAYNSIEVMLEMMKTGIQNSLSDAGVGILCAKTAVTGAYFNVRINAKDIKDRKFAEEIIAKAEDIYQKTIVLENEMMKIINAKI